A region of Gemmatimonadales bacterium DNA encodes the following proteins:
- a CDS encoding acyl-CoA dehydratase activase — translation MAYAAGVDVGSTQTKAVVIDEAGTIVGRALTDTGANVMRAAEHAYAEALANGDLREEQIEFVVGTGYGRYKVKFGNTQVTEISCHARGAVHLFPLTRTVLDMGGQDTKAIRVRPTGEIVDFCMNDKCAAGTGRFLGAAAVALELPLEELGPTALRGERAVKISTTCTVFAESEVLSWLGKGKKIEDILLGVHESIASRSIGLLRRVGIEEQVTFTGGVTKNRAMVVTLEKRLGLGVNVGDDSHYMGGLGAALFALDRILAGREPAHAPGSAS, via the coding sequence ATGGCCTACGCGGCGGGCGTGGACGTCGGGTCCACCCAGACCAAGGCGGTGGTGATCGACGAGGCCGGGACGATCGTGGGCCGCGCGCTCACCGACACCGGCGCCAACGTGATGCGGGCGGCGGAGCACGCGTACGCCGAGGCGCTGGCGAACGGCGACCTCCGCGAGGAGCAGATCGAGTTCGTGGTCGGCACGGGATACGGCCGCTACAAGGTGAAGTTCGGCAACACGCAGGTCACCGAGATCAGCTGCCACGCGCGCGGCGCGGTCCACCTGTTCCCCTTGACGCGCACCGTGCTCGACATGGGCGGGCAGGACACCAAGGCGATCCGGGTCCGGCCCACGGGCGAGATCGTGGACTTCTGCATGAACGACAAGTGCGCCGCGGGTACCGGGCGTTTCCTCGGCGCCGCCGCGGTGGCGCTCGAGCTCCCGCTGGAGGAGTTGGGACCGACCGCGCTGCGGGGAGAGCGCGCCGTGAAGATCAGCACCACCTGCACCGTGTTCGCCGAATCCGAGGTGCTCTCCTGGCTCGGCAAGGGCAAGAAGATCGAGGACATCCTGCTCGGCGTGCACGAGTCCATCGCCTCGCGGTCCATCGGCCTGCTCCGGCGGGTCGGGATCGAGGAGCAGGTCACCTTCACCGGGGGGGTGACCAAGAACCGCGCAATGGTGGTGACGCTCGAGAAGCGGCTTGGCCTCGGCGTGAACGTCGGAGACGACTCGCACTACATGGGCGGGCTCGGCGCCGCGCTGTTCGCGCTCGACCGCATCCTGGCCGGCCGCGAGCCCGCCCACGCCCCGGGGAGCGCCTCGTGA
- a CDS encoding acyl-CoA dehydratase activase has translation MTITAGIDIGSTYTKAVVAAPDGAILGRAMEPTGFKLTAATERAYARALDEAGLARTDVAYVVTTGFGRHQAAFGDAQVTDLTAAARGAAHFFPGTRTILDVGGQTMKASRIGADAKVQSFRLNDKCAAGTGAFLEKTARYLGYGTDEIGPLVATSKQPVPISGVCAVFAESEVINQLSEGAAPADIMHGAIASLVDRAVQLLTRVRMEPEFTLIGGILRFERMVAVARQALGAPVNVPPGDLVQFTSAFGAALLGQRRLRRLAAEAGRADAAA, from the coding sequence GTGACCATCACCGCCGGGATCGACATCGGCTCCACCTACACCAAGGCGGTCGTCGCCGCCCCTGACGGCGCGATCCTCGGCCGGGCGATGGAGCCGACGGGCTTCAAGCTCACCGCCGCGACCGAGCGCGCGTACGCGCGCGCTCTCGACGAGGCCGGCCTCGCCCGCACGGACGTCGCCTACGTGGTGACCACCGGCTTCGGCCGGCACCAGGCCGCCTTCGGCGACGCACAAGTCACCGACCTCACCGCCGCGGCGCGGGGGGCCGCGCATTTCTTCCCGGGCACGCGGACCATCCTCGACGTCGGCGGCCAGACCATGAAGGCCAGCCGGATCGGCGCCGACGCCAAGGTCCAGAGTTTCCGCCTCAACGACAAGTGCGCCGCCGGCACCGGGGCGTTCCTCGAGAAGACCGCGCGCTACCTGGGCTACGGGACGGACGAGATCGGCCCGCTGGTCGCCACCTCGAAGCAGCCTGTCCCCATCTCCGGCGTCTGCGCCGTGTTCGCGGAGTCCGAGGTGATCAACCAGCTCTCGGAGGGCGCCGCCCCCGCGGACATCATGCACGGCGCCATCGCCTCGCTGGTGGACCGCGCGGTGCAGCTGCTCACCCGCGTGCGCATGGAGCCGGAGTTCACGCTGATCGGCGGGATCCTGCGCTTCGAGCGGATGGTCGCGGTCGCTCGCCAGGCGCTCGGCGCGCCGGTCAACGTGCCGCCGGGCGACCTGGTCCAGTTCACCTCGGCGTTCGGTGCGGCGCTGCTCGGGCAGCGCCGCCTGCGGCGCCTTGCCGCGGAAGCCGGTCGTGCCGATGCCGCCGCCTGA
- a CDS encoding zinc-binding dehydrogenase, whose protein sequence is MKAAVFHGTGRPLEITELPDPTPGRGEVLVRVAACGLCHTDLHYLDHGVKTFKTPPLVLGHEAAGTVAALGPGTDGWKPNDRVLVPSVWACGRCRFCRMGRENLCANLVMPGNHADGAFAEFVVAPAKELVSVPASIPLERACVIADAISTPFHAVKHRGKVRLGDAVAVVGCGGVGLNVVQCSVVAGATVIAVDVNEARLELAKKLGARHAINPAATERVDKQVRTLTDGGVDVAFEAVGTPKTIDLAFSLIRKGGRLCVIGFASEPVTINAGKVMFYELEICGSLGCGGGEYPEIVALVESGRIDLEPIVSGTLPLGEINEGFDRMRRGEGIRWVVTP, encoded by the coding sequence ATGAAAGCCGCGGTGTTCCATGGAACCGGCCGGCCGCTCGAGATCACCGAGCTCCCCGATCCGACGCCCGGCCGGGGCGAGGTGCTGGTGCGCGTGGCCGCGTGCGGCCTGTGCCACACCGATCTCCACTACCTCGACCACGGGGTGAAGACCTTCAAGACCCCGCCGCTCGTCCTCGGCCACGAGGCCGCCGGCACCGTGGCGGCGCTCGGCCCTGGGACCGACGGGTGGAAGCCCAACGACCGCGTGCTGGTGCCATCGGTGTGGGCATGCGGGCGGTGCCGCTTCTGCCGGATGGGGCGCGAGAACCTCTGCGCCAACCTGGTGATGCCCGGCAACCACGCCGACGGCGCCTTTGCCGAGTTCGTCGTGGCGCCGGCGAAGGAGCTGGTGAGCGTGCCCGCGAGCATCCCGCTCGAGCGGGCCTGCGTGATCGCCGACGCGATCTCCACCCCGTTCCACGCGGTCAAGCACCGCGGGAAAGTCCGACTCGGAGACGCGGTCGCGGTGGTGGGCTGCGGCGGCGTGGGGCTGAACGTCGTCCAGTGCTCGGTCGTGGCGGGTGCGACGGTGATCGCGGTGGACGTGAACGAGGCGCGCCTTGAACTCGCCAAGAAGCTCGGCGCGCGGCACGCGATCAACCCCGCCGCGACCGAGCGGGTGGACAAACAGGTCCGCACCCTCACCGACGGGGGCGTGGACGTGGCCTTCGAGGCCGTCGGCACGCCTAAGACCATCGACCTCGCGTTCAGCCTGATCCGGAAGGGCGGGCGGCTCTGCGTGATCGGCTTCGCGAGCGAGCCGGTCACGATCAACGCCGGGAAGGTGATGTTCTACGAGCTGGAGATCTGCGGCAGCCTGGGCTGCGGGGGCGGCGAGTATCCGGAGATCGTGGCGCTCGTGGAGTCGGGCCGCATCGACCTGGAGCCCATCGTGAGCGGCACGCTGCCGCTCGGGGAGATCAACGAGGGTTTTGACCGGATGCGGCGCGGCGAAGGGATCCGCTGGGTCGTGACCCCGTGA
- a CDS encoding hemerythrin domain-containing protein, whose amino-acid sequence MIDPLSRFEAEHEEALDALARLETAALGLQRGEPAGPHLAGAHAVHSILTTAVKAHNEAEERALFPLLGGEAPTAVFVEEHTTLRDLEHQLELALAAGDVGRVATAALLIVDLLRAHIARENEVLFPMARELLGAAGLAEAARRLSA is encoded by the coding sequence GTGATCGACCCGCTCAGCCGCTTCGAGGCGGAGCACGAAGAGGCGCTCGACGCGCTCGCGAGGCTGGAAACCGCCGCCCTGGGACTGCAGCGCGGCGAGCCGGCGGGCCCCCACCTGGCAGGTGCTCACGCCGTCCACTCGATCCTCACGACCGCGGTGAAGGCGCACAACGAGGCGGAGGAGCGCGCGCTATTCCCGCTCCTGGGCGGCGAGGCGCCGACCGCAGTCTTCGTCGAGGAACACACTACCCTTCGCGATCTGGAGCACCAGCTCGAGCTGGCACTCGCGGCCGGTGACGTGGGGCGAGTGGCGACGGCCGCGCTCCTGATCGTGGACCTGCTTCGAGCCCACATCGCCCGCGAGAACGAGGTGCTCTTCCCGATGGCGCGGGAACTTCTCGGCGCCGCCGGCCTCGCCGAAGCCGCCCGCCGACTCTCCGCCTAG